A genomic stretch from Solanum stenotomum isolate F172 chromosome 8, ASM1918654v1, whole genome shotgun sequence includes:
- the LOC125875033 gene encoding GDSL esterase/lipase At5g33370-like — protein sequence MASNIIILMMIMVLRVVEGAAERAFFVFGDSLVDTGNNNYLATSARADSPPYGIDYPTHRPTGRFSNGLNIPDIISEKLGIEPTLPYLSPELQGEKLLVGANFASAGVGVLNDTGIQFVNIIRIGQQLEYFAEYQKRVGALIGSEKAKQLVKEGLVLITLGGNDFVNNYYLIPFSVRSRQYMLPDYVSYVISEYKNVLQKLYSLGARRVIVTGTGPLGCVPAELAQRSRDGSCADDLQQAAVLFNPQLVEMLNGLNSEIGSHVFVAANTNQMHLDFITDPQAFGFVTSKVACCGQGPYNGMGLCTPLSNLCSNRDEYAFWDPFHPTEKANRIIVEQILTGTTDYMHPMNLSTIMVMDSKA from the exons ATGGCTtccaatattattattttgatgatgattATGGTATTAAGAGTAGTAGAGGGTGCAGCTGAAAGAGCATTTTTTGTGTTTGGAGATTCATTAGTTGATACTGGAAATAACAACTATTTGGCTACAAGTGCTCGTGCAGATTCACCACCTTATGGCATTGATTATCCAACTCATCGTCCTACTGGACGATTCTCTAATGGCCTTAACATTCCTGACATTATca GTGAAAAACTTGGAATAGAGCCTACATTGCCATACTTGAGTCCTGAGCTTCAAGGGGAAAAGCTTCTTGTTGGTGCCAACTTTGCTTCTGCTGGGGTTGGTGTACTTAATGATACTGGAATTCAATTT gtaAATATTATAAGAATTGGACAACAACTAGAATACTTTGCAGAATACCAAAAAAGAGTTGGAGCTTTGATAGGAAGTGAAAAGGCAAAGCAATTGGTGAAAGAGGGTCTTGTTCTAATTACACTTGGTGGCAATGATTTTGTCAACAACTATTATTTAATCCCTTTTTCTGTTAGATCTCGTCAATATATGCTTCCAGATTATGTCTCCTATGTCATCTCTGAATACAAAAATGTTCTTCAG AAACTCTATAGCTTAGGAGCTCGTAGAGTTATTGTGACGGGAACAGGGCCATTAGGTTGTGTGCCCGCGGAATTAGCCCAAAGAAGCCGCGATGGCAGCTGCGCGGATGATTTGCAGCAAGCAGCAGTACTGTTCAATCCACAACTAGTTGAGATGCTTAATGGTCTCAATAGTGAAATAGGCAGCCATGTTTTTGTTGCAGCAAATACAAACCAAATGCATTTGGACTTCATTACTGATCCTCAAGCTTTTG GATTTGTGACATCAAAGGTGGCATGTTGTGGACAAGGACCATACAATGGGATGGGGTTGTGCACACCTTTATCCAACTTGTGCTCAAACAGAGATGAATATGCATTTTGGGATCCATTTCACCCCACGGAGAAGGCTAACAGAATCATTGTTGAACAAATCTTGACTGGAACAACTGATTACATGCACCCAATGAACCTTAGCACCATTATGGTCATGGATTCCAAGGCTTAA
- the LOC125875029 gene encoding putative late blight resistance protein homolog R1B-16 — protein sequence MEVVGTCGKGTLSSGETSNKPSITSIYDDVVVGFEKHAEIIMNKLIRGTKKQDVISIYGMPGLGKTTLAKKVYNNPSIVNYFDVKAWCSVSQAYDRRTLLVEIFKQATNDKIKIKEDDDVADMLRKVLIGKRYLIVLDDIWDVKAWEDLGICFPQGECGSRVMVTTRIEKVTKQLQHHSDPYSLNFLTSEESWELLEKKVFRGESCPPDLLEAGLQVSLHCKGLPLVVVLIAGIIAKREREASLWLEVANDLSSLALGEQSMKVIQSSYDHLEDHLKPCLLYMALFPEDHKIPVDHLLKLWMAEEFVLNAGTENMEKACRVCMTDLLNRSLIMVSGMRFYRDVEYCSLHDVVREFCLRKLTEDKYMQLAVPFNPYQHLHSMESRLCIYIHDDLVKQLDHSNYQLDKIPMLDFKETNSLEFIAHPKLNTWNNQYSNPFNLLVKLRFVRALDLMDVELPDSWGTAIQSLTELRYLALCVKQFELKWISHLNNLQTLQLKSSDEKLSLRAATLSEMTNLRHVKIDCFFMVLENNEQESSSTTMLENMKSFGTCDICLDNMNARPWWMFLNLEELGLNVKDVPEFPLFPIAEVHSHLHFLTLELPLIQLFELVGWERYCVFPSNLRHLDLATCFLTEEMVLNIARLKKLESLQLSMGFASMRYCWDVTNVEFAALKYLGLFFMQIEEWKASEESFPVLEKLVISGLPGFKEIKEIPPSFADILTLRRIELFDCTDSLGVSALNIKRTIEENTGCDSLQVFIQK from the coding sequence ATGGAGGTTGTTGGCACTTGTGGAAAAGGAACTCTTTCTTCTGGAGAGACTTCAAACAAACCTAGTATTACATCAATTTATGATGATGTAGTTGTCGGCTTTGAGAAACATGCAGAAATTATAATGAATAAATTGATACGAGGAACTAAGAAGCAGGATGTTATCTCCATCTATGGGATGCCCGGACTAGGTAAAACAACTTTGGCAAAAAAGGTATACAACAATCCctctattgttaattactttgATGTTAAAGCATGGTGTTCTGTGTCGCAAGCATATGATAGGAGGACGTTATTGGTTGAGATTTTCAAACAAGCTACAAATGATAAGATCAAAATCAAAGAGGACGATGATGTAGCTGACATGTTGCGCAAGGTTCTAATAGGCAAGAGATACCTTATCGTATTAGATGACATTTGGGATGTCAAGGCATGGGAAGATTTGGGAATATGTTTCCCTCAAGGTGAATGTGGAAGCAGAGTAATGGTCACAACACGAATTGAAAAAGTGACTAAGCAACTTCAGCACCACAGTGATCCTTATTCTCTTAACTTTCTAACGTCCGAAGAGAGTTGGGAATTATTGGAGAAGAAGGTATTTCGAGGAGAGAGTTGTCCCCCGGATCTACTGGAAGCAGGGTTACAAGTTTCCCTACACTGTAAGGGATTGCCTCTTGTGGTTGTCTTGATTGCTGGAATTATAGCAAAAAGGGAAAGGGAAGCGTCCTTGTGGCTCGAGGTTGCAAATGACTTAAGTTCCCTTGCTTTAGGAGAGCAGAGTATGAAGGTGATACAATCAAGTTATGACCATTTAGAAGATCACTTAAAGCCTTGCCTTCTTTACATGGCATTGTTTCCAGAGGACCATAAGATCCCAGTGGACCATCTGCTGAAGTTGTGGATGGCTGAAGAGTTTGTATTGAATGCCGGAACAGAGAACATGGAGAAAGCATGTCGAGTCTGCATGACTGATTTGCTTAACAGAAGCCTAATAATGGTCTCCGGAATGAGATTTTATCGTGATGTAGAATACTGCTCACTTCATGATGTAGTGCGTGAGTTCTGCTTGAGAAAACTCACAGAAGACAAGTATATGCAGCTTGCAGTGCCATTCAATCCGTATCAACATTTGCATTCCATGGAATCACGGTTGTGCATTTATATTCATGATGATCTTGTTAAACAATTAGATCATTCCAACTACCAGCTGGATAAGATTCCAATGCTCGATTTCAAGGAAACAAACTCTTTGGAGTTCATTGCTCATCCAAAACTCAATACGTGGAATAACCAATATTCAAATCCTTTCAATTTACTTGTTAAATTAAGATTTGTTCGGGCATTGGATTTGATGGATGTGGAATTGCCAGATTCATGGGGTACTGCAATTCAATCGCTAACTGAGTTGAGATACCTTGCACTTTGTGTCAAACAATTTGAATTGAAGTGGATATCACACCTAAACAATCTCCAAACTCTGCAGCTCAAGTCAAGTGATGAGAAGTTAAGCCTAAGGGCTGCTACTTTATCAGAAATGACGAACCTAAGGCATGTGAAAATAGACTGTTTTTTCATGGTATTGGAAAATAATGAGCAAGAAAGTTCTTCAACCACTATGCTAGAGAACATGAAGAGTTTTGGCACTTGTGATATATGCTTGGATAATATGAATGCAAGGCCCTGGTGGATGTTTCTGAATCTTGAAGAACTCGGCCTCAACGTTAAAGATGTACCTGAGTTTCCTTTGTTTCCCATAGCGGAAGTTCATAGTCACCTTCATTTTCTTACTCTGGAGCTCCCTTTAATACAATTATTTGAATTAGTTGGATGGGAGAGGTATTGTGTGTTCCCTTCAAATCTTAGGCATTTGGACCTTGCCACCTGTTTCTTGACGGAAGAAATGGTTTTAAACATTGCAAGACTGAAGAAGCTTGAGAGTCTTCAATTATCTATGGGATTTGCTTCTATGAGATATTGTTGGGATGTCACAAATGTGGAGTTTGCTGCACTCAAATACTTGGGATTATTCTTTATGCAGATAGAAGAATGGAAAGCTTCAGAGGAATCGTTTCCTGTGCTTGAGAAGCTAGTTATAAGTGGATTGCCCGGTTTCAAGGAGATCAAGGAGATCCCCCCAAGCTTTGCGGATATTCTAACCCTAAGACGTATTGAACTGTTTGACTGCACGGACTCTCTAGGGGTTTCAGCTTTGAATATCAAAAGAACGATTGAAGAAAACACAGGATGTGACAGTCTCCAAGTTTTTATACAAAAGTAA